The archaeon genome includes the window GGCTTGGCCCCAGACCTCCCGACTATCTTTCGCGCGAAACCGAACATGGCACAATCGATCACCAGTTCCTTGGCTTCGTTCGTGTCCCCGCCTACCATCCTTGCCCCCCACTCGCGCTCTGCGTCCCTGAACCCGGATGCCACCTCCCTGACCTTTGCCATGGAGGTCCCCCTCCTGACCCCTATCGAGCACATGAACGAGGAGGGCCTCACACCCTTCGCCGCAAAGTCGCTGATGCACGCGGCCACCGCCTTCCGGGCCGCCTGTCTGTAGGTCATCCCTTTCGGGACGTCGGTCCCCTCCACGAGCATGTCTACCTTCACCACCAGCTTCCCCTTCCCTGCGGGCTCCCAAGCGACGTCGTCCCCGACTTCGGAGAACCCGCGAGGCCTCTTCCCTCCGCCACCGAGCATCGCGTCGATGATCTCCTTCTCGTCGGGCGTGCTACCTGCTCAGCTCCCTCAGCTTGGAGGCAAAGGACTTTGCAATCTTTGCAGCCCCTTCTGCGGTCTCTGCCTCGGCCGAGACCCTAACCCTGTCCTCTGTTCCCGAACGGCGGACGAGGACCCAGGACCTCTTGGAGACAAAAACCTTCACACCGTCAGTCAGGTCATGTTCTCCGCTCTGATTGGCGAGCTTCGCTATCGCCTTCTGAGCCCTAGCCTTCGGAATCTCCAGCGCGATCCTCTCCTGATGGTACTCGGGGACCGAAGAGTAGGCCTTCGTCCCCTTTCCGCGTATGACCCTCATGATCACGAGGGCTGCGAGGAGCGAGTCCCTGCAATAGTTGAAGCCCCCATCTATCAGGCCCCCACTGCTTCCCTCGCCCCCGAACCTCGAGCCCGTGCGCGCCATCAATCCGACTACGTTCGCCTCCCCCACCTTCGACCTGAAGACCTCCCCGCCAGCCCTCACGACCACGTCGTCAACAGCCTGTGTAGTGTCTACAGAGACCGCCACCTTCCTCTCCTTGCTTTCGCCGACCAGCGCCGAGAGCGCGAGGGTGAGCATGAAGTCCCCCGTCCTCTTCCGCCCCGTATTGTCCACTACCGCGAGCCTGTCCCCGTCGCAGTCGAAGCCCAAGCCGATGTCGCACCCTCTCTCCTTGACGAGCCTGCACAGCAGCGAAAGGTCGTCGGCCATAGGGTCTACCCTGCGGTTGAAGACTCCGGGCGAGTCGTTGATCGATAAGACACGACACCCAAGCCTCCTGAAGAGCTCGACAGCATGGGCGACTGCCGCGCCTCCTCCGAGGTCCAAGGCCACGGTTGCGCCCTCGAGGCTCCCTGTCCCGAACCTGTCCACAAGGTCCCCGACATATGAAGACCGCGGCAACGACCTGACCGAGCCAGGGGCCCTGCCCCAGGGGGCGCCGGCCTGACCGATTACCGACTCGAACTTCTCCTGCCCGATCCCCGATCCTCCCACTATGAACTTCAGCCCGTTGAACTGCGGCTCGTTGTGCGAGGCGCTTACCATCACGGCCGGAAGCCTCCTTTTCCTGCTCTCCCTGAAGAGCGCCGGAGTGGAAACGACCCCCAGGTCAAGGACCCTGCATCCGCGTGCCGCCAGCGCGCCGGCGACCGCCTTTCGGATGGCGGGCCCCGTGCTCCTCGTGTCCCTGGCAAGGAGCACTTCGCTGTCCCCGTACCCTCCCCCGAAGTTTCCCGCGTACCGGGCAAAGTCTGCGAGGGTCAGGTCCTCGTTGAGTGTCCCCCGGATTCCGCTCAAAGACGCGATCAAGGTCCCAATTCTCTATTGTGAGGCAAAGGGCAACATAGAGTTAAGAATTATTGAGCTTCGGTCTTTTGACAACCGAGAGCGATCTTCAGACAGAATTGCGAGTCAAGGCCTTTCGCGTCCGCAGAAGCGCTACCATCGGCGAGTACAAGCTCTCAGAGATCTTCACCGGGCTAGATTCTTCGTCATCCCTCCTCAAGGTCTTCGGGAGCAAGGTGCAGATGGCGAAGATCCTGAAGCACCTCAAGCTCCGTGTCGAGCTGCACGACTCGGGCCTCTGGCTCGACAGGGACACAGGCACAATCTGCATCGGCTCCAAGCACCTAACCTCTGCGAAGAACGACTTCCTCTACCTCGACGTCATCCACGTCCTCGTCCACGTCCGCCAGTTCCTGGAGGGCAAGGAGCTCTACGACCAGGCATTCGAGTATGTCGAGAGGCCAACAGAGCTCGAAGCTTACAGGTACACGGTCGCCGAGGCCCGGCGAGTCGGGATGGACGAGGACGAGATCCTGAAGTACCTCCGGATGGACGCTGCGGACGACTCGGAGCTGGGGAAGCTCATCGAGCGGATCGGAGTCCGGTCGCGCCGCTGAATACCTGCGTTTCCCTCTGAAAACTAGCCCGACAGCTTCTTGGAAGGGATGCCCGGCCTGACAAGAGACCTCAGGTCGAGCATGGCGTCAATCTCGACTTTGGTGTAGCCAAGGGAACCGAGGGCCTTCCTGATGGGGACCCCTTTCGCAAGGCGCTTTCCAAGTACAGCTGCCTTGTCGTACCCTATCTTGGGCGATATGACTGTGATGAGCGCCGGGCTGCTCTCCGCGTACTTCCTCGCCTTCGCTTTCATGGGGACTACATGGTCCACGACGAGGGACGCGACCTTTCGCAGGGCCTCCGAGAGCAGCTTCGCCTGCAGCACGATGTTGTATCCCATCAGCGGGACGCCCATGGAGAGTTCGAACTCCCCGAGGGAGGCTGCCATCGTGTTCGCCCCGTCAAGGCCCACCACCTCCGCACAGGCCAGCAGCGCGCTCTCGAGAGTGACAGGGTTGGTCTTTCCCGGCATTATGCTGCTCCCCGCCACCTCCTCCTGCGTGGTGATGTCTATCTCGCCCAGCCCGGTGAGCGGACCCGAGAACATGAGCCTCATGTCCTGGCAGAGCCTGTAGAGGTCGATGCTCACCGTCCTCATCGCACCGCTCACGGAGAGCACATCAGTGAGGAGCCTGGTCGGCCTGAACTTGTTCTTCGCGCTCTTGAATCTGAGCCCCGACTCGGTCGAGAGCTCCTTGGCCACCATCCCCCCGAACCTCGGGTCGGCGTTGAGTCCAGTCCCCACCGCAGTCCCGCCGATCGGCAGCTCGAGGACAAAGCCCAGCGCCTTCTTCGACAGGTCGGCGTCGAGCTCGAACTCCTCTGCGTAGGCCCCGAACTCCTGCCCCATTGTGACTGGCAACGCGTCCCTCAGGTGAGTCCTCCCGGACTTGTACACCGAGCCGGTCTTCCTCGACAGCGCCCGGAGACTCCTGGCCATCATCACTATCGCAGGCAGGAGGTCCCGAGTAACCACCACCGCAGCGGCGACCCTGGCCGCCGTCGGCCCGACGTCGTTGGACGACTGGCTCATGTTGACCTGGTCGTTCGGATGGACTTTCTTCCCCAGCTCCGCGGAGGCGAGCTCGGCGACCAGCTCGTTCGCGTTCATGTTCAACCCGGTCCCAGACCCTGTCTGATAGACGTCCACGGACATCATGGCATCGTGCTTTCCCTTCATTACCTCCCGGGCCTTGGCTTGGATCGCCTTGCCAGTCGGTGCGTCGAGAAGGCCGAGCTGGACGTTGGCCTTGGCCGCCGAGAGCTTAACGGCCCCGACAGCCCAGATGACCTCCCTTGGAAATCGCGTACCAGTATTCAGGAAGACTCTCTTGGAGCCCTCCACGTACTTCATAGAACGAAGCGAACGCTGTTCGTTCTTAAGCCTGCCCCTGTGACTCGAAGGAATCGCTCGAGCCTATCTGAGTTCGCTCTTCCAGGACTCCGGCACCCTCGTCGTAAAGTCGACCTTGCTCGCGCCGAGGGACTCTGCCAGAGAGTCCACAGCCCCACGGACCCGGGCGGCTGTCTTGCGGTCCCTCGGCGCTCCCTCTTCTGCGTGGACGGCCTTGACGATGAGCCTGCCCGCCTCCCTGTCGAAGTATGGGTCGACCCTTCCGATCAGGCGGTCGCCGTCGAGGATGGGGAGGACGTAGTAGCCATGCTTCCGCTGCGACGCCGGAGTGTAGATCTCGACTCTGTACTCGAACCCGAACAGGGAGCTCGTCCTCGCTCTGTCGCAGATCAGGTTGTCGAACGGTGAGAGGAGAGTCGTCTTAGGCCTCCACTTCCCTGCCTCGATGTCGTCCAGCCTCTTCAGGTCATCAGCGTGGACATAGTAAGAGCCTTCTTCCGAGCCTGAGCCCTCCAGGAGAACTCTCCTGATCTTGTACTCTGACTCCAGCTTTCGCAGGGTCGCATCGACGTCGCGATACCTTCGACGAAGGAAGTGCAACTTGATGTGCGCCTTCGTGGCTACTCCCAGCGCCTTGACCGCACGCTGGACTGCCCTGAGCTGGACCTCCTCTTCTGACAGGTCTTCCCTGGAGACCCACTTCGGAAGGAACTCGCTCGCGAGTCCCCAGACCTTCTGCCCACCTTCCCGACCCACGACCATCACCTCTCCCCTGAACTGCAAGAAGTGCAGCATCCGAGAGACATCGCTGCCCGAGCTCCACGCTGTGGCCGCATGCCTTGGTCCGGCGTTCTCGAACCGCCTCGAGAGGCGGGGGCCCTTCGCTCTGAGCTCACCCAGGACGTAGCTCCTCAACTTTGCATTCCTGGAGACCCAAGCTCTGACCCTCGAGCGATACGACTGTGGGAACGGTGCCGATTCCAGGAACCCCTCCATCATCGAATGGTACAGGGGGTAGTCCTCAGTGAGGACGATCGACGCTTCGTGGGCCCAGTACTCGAAGAGCTTCCTCTCCTTCCACAGTAGGTCGTCAAGCTCGGGCAGGGGGAACCTTCCCAGCCTGCTCCAGAGTACGATCTGATGGCTGGGCGCGACCACCTTGATGGGGTCTATCTGCAGGCAGCCAAGGTCACGGACAACGTCGAGGATTTTCTTGGAGTCGACCTGGGCCGCAGCCTCGTCGGAGAGGTGCTGCTTCGCAACGGCAAGCCTCCTCGCCGTAGTAGTGGAGATTCTTCTTTCCGCGCCCCTGGGCAAGGGCATCCGCGTCCCTGAGAGACTGAGTTAACGCTGCCGCTGGAAGGTTAGTGTCCGCCGCAGCCGCATGCTTCTGCGTGGACATTCGGGTTCTCGATCTTGAACCCTGTCCTCTGCAGGGTTTCGATGAAGTCGATCTTCGACCCTCTGATCATGTCCGCATCCGCCTTGCCAGCCATGACCCTCAGGCCCCCGACCTCCTCGACCACGTCGGACTGTCCAGGCTTTTGCTCAAGGCTCAGCGCATATCTGAAGCCTCCGCTACAGGCGCACCCTCCGCCCTGGTAGACCTCGATCTTGAGGTATGATTCGGTCGCGTTCTCCGCGGCCAAAACCTCTCCGAGCTTTTGCCTGGCGGTAGGCGTGAACAGTACCAACGGTTGCAATTCTTGCATTTCTAAGTAGACAGGCGGCGCCGTTTGTATTTAATTCTTGCTCCGTCAAGTTTCGTACAAGGACTTTCCACCGTGTCTCTCTCCCGAGGCCCTCATGGGTCTCGCCCCTTCGAAGCCCTGATGCC containing:
- a CDS encoding fumarate hydratase gives rise to the protein MKYVEGSKRVFLNTGTRFPREVIWAVGAVKLSAAKANVQLGLLDAPTGKAIQAKAREVMKGKHDAMMSVDVYQTGSGTGLNMNANELVAELASAELGKKVHPNDQVNMSQSSNDVGPTAARVAAAVVVTRDLLPAIVMMARSLRALSRKTGSVYKSGRTHLRDALPVTMGQEFGAYAEEFELDADLSKKALGFVLELPIGGTAVGTGLNADPRFGGMVAKELSTESGLRFKSAKNKFRPTRLLTDVLSVSGAMRTVSIDLYRLCQDMRLMFSGPLTGLGEIDITTQEEVAGSSIMPGKTNPVTLESALLACAEVVGLDGANTMAASLGEFELSMGVPLMGYNIVLQAKLLSEALRKVASLVVDHVVPMKAKARKYAESSPALITVISPKIGYDKAAVLGKRLAKGVPIRKALGSLGYTKVEIDAMLDLRSLVRPGIPSKKLSG
- a CDS encoding YcaQ family DNA glycosylase; the protein is MPRGAERRISTTTARRLAVAKQHLSDEAAAQVDSKKILDVVRDLGCLQIDPIKVVAPSHQIVLWSRLGRFPLPELDDLLWKERKLFEYWAHEASIVLTEDYPLYHSMMEGFLESAPFPQSYRSRVRAWVSRNAKLRSYVLGELRAKGPRLSRRFENAGPRHAATAWSSGSDVSRMLHFLQFRGEVMVVGREGGQKVWGLASEFLPKWVSREDLSEEEVQLRAVQRAVKALGVATKAHIKLHFLRRRYRDVDATLRKLESEYKIRRVLLEGSGSEEGSYYVHADDLKRLDDIEAGKWRPKTTLLSPFDNLICDRARTSSLFGFEYRVEIYTPASQRKHGYYVLPILDGDRLIGRVDPYFDREAGRLIVKAVHAEEGAPRDRKTAARVRGAVDSLAESLGASKVDFTTRVPESWKSELR
- a CDS encoding iron-sulfur cluster assembly accessory protein, which gives rise to MQELQPLVLFTPTARQKLGEVLAAENATESYLKIEVYQGGGCACSGGFRYALSLEQKPGQSDVVEEVGGLRVMAGKADADMIRGSKIDFIETLQRTGFKIENPNVHAEACGCGGH